From the genome of Spodoptera frugiperda isolate SF20-4 chromosome 23, AGI-APGP_CSIRO_Sfru_2.0, whole genome shotgun sequence, one region includes:
- the LOC118266592 gene encoding diacylglycerol lipase-beta isoform X1, which translates to MPALRLLGRKWLAASDDLVFPSIFELLFRFVWLVLIALVVEVLYPVTWQCQSEGWQGGAFVRLYLCATLTLQAALMLLLAALALQSAKGTITDLDARKMVSPLLLIKVLLVFPETALNVMGTMWMFCEVIQCSVDDKFSSIVIQSIVLFNWVQLGLTVFGLFMVFDPLGSVNYGDMQDTPNQVRHHRKVTGLWSRRFRWAFCWLKRDEHGKEAFQQVAALLSALFRSTDLVPSDVVAGCVLLRVRQKRETREMRRIQMLNDEEPIYTTDVNKIFSETPPWMNLEDALHYLRLSIAAYGWPYVFYRHCFTGFCKLARHLTCCCCRPKNSIVTDDNCCMCNFAGVKYMSNLPADDIIFASFNNRVFELPFCVIADHERESIVVAVRGSISLRDIFTDFTAGSERFEADGLPEDTAAHKGMSMGAAKMLKRLLPVLDRAFSQYPQYDLVLTGHSLGAGVAVLVALKLRPRYPHLKVFAFSTPAGLISREAARFTESFVMTVGVGDDLVMRLSVHSIENLRTKIIQTIHATKLPKYRIMLNGFGYALFGVPARDLESTWRRPEQLEAQNSDDSADALLVHSVSTVSAEAALVSRDVFARRFSSARLFTPGRILHIVRRKRMGIEKKVRTTEPTYEMRWACPEDFMELQVMPRMLLDHLPENVHRTIRTVLEERHRYRITQTV; encoded by the exons ATGCCAGCGCTCCGACTGCTGGGGCGAAAATGGCTGGCAGCCTCCGACGATCTCGTGTTCCCCAGCATCTTCGAACTACTCTTCAGATTTGTATG GCTAGTTTTAATAGCATTAGTAGTGGAGGTGCTATACCCAGTGACATGGCAGTGTCAGTCGGAGGGTTGGCAAGGCGGAGCGTTCGTGAGGCTGTATCTCTGCGCGACGCTGACGCTGCAAGCTGCCCTGATGCTGTTGCTGGCAGCCCTAGCACTCCAGTCAGCTAAGGGAACCATCACCGACCTGGATGCTAGGAAAATGGTGTCGCCACTGCTTCTTATAAA AGTGCTGCTAGTGTTCCCGGAGACGGCCCTAAACGTCATGGGCACGATGTGGATGTTCTGCGAAGTGATACAATGTTCAGTCGACGACAAGTTCTCCAGCATAGTCATACAAA GTATAGTCCTGTTCAACTGGGTGCAGCTAGGTCTGACAGTCTTCGGCCTATTCATGGTGTTTGATCCCTTGGGGTCAGTGAACTATGGAGACATGCAGGACACCCCCAACCAGGTCCGACACCACAGGAAGGTCACCGGACTCTGGTCTCGAAGGTTTCGATGGGCATTCTGCTGGCTGAAGAGAGATGAACATGGAAAGGAAGCTTTTCAACAGGTTGCAG CTCTCCTAAGCGCCCTATTCAGATCAACGGACCTCGTCCCATCAGACGTAGTAGCAGGTTGCGTTCTACTCAGGGTCCGCCAGAAAAGGGAGACGAGGGAAATGAGAAGAATCCAAATGCTGAACGATGAAGAACCAATATACACGACAGATGTTAATAAGATATTTTCGGAGACGCCTCCCTGGATGAACTTGGAGGACGCCCTGCATTACCTGAGGCTGTCCATAGCAGCGTATGGATGGCCATACGTGTTCTACCGACACTGCTTCACTGGCTTCTGCAAACTGGCCAGACACTTGACCTGCTGTTGTTGCAG GCCTAAGAACAGCATAGTGACAGATGACAACTGCTGCATGTGCAACTTCGCCGGCGTGAAGTACATGTCCAACCTTCCTGCAGACGATATCATCTTCGCATCTTTCAACAACCGAGTATTTGAA TTACCATTCTGCGTGATAGCCGACCATGAACGTGAGAGCATAGTGGTAGCTGTGAGAGGTTCCATCTCCTTGAGGGACATCTTCACCGACTTCACTGCTGGATCAGAGCGGTTTGAAGCTGATG GTCTGCCCGAAGACACGGCAGCTCACAAGGGTATGTCCATGGGCGCCGCTAAGATGCTGAAGCGTCTGCTGCCGGTGTTGGACCGCGCCTTCTCCCAGTACCCACAGTATGACCTCGTACTAACTg GTCACAGCCTCGGCGCAGGAGTTGCAGTATTAGTAGCATTAAAGCTAAGACCAAGATACCCACACCTCAAAGTATTCGCCTTCTCAACGCCAG CTGGGCTCATAAGTCGGGAAGCGGCTCGGTTCACCGAATCGTTTGTGATGACTGTTGGCGTTGGAGACGACCTGGTGATGAGGCTCTCCGTGCATAGCATCGAGAATCTCAGAACGAAGATCATACAGACTATTCATGCCACTAAATTGCCTAAG TACCGGATAATGCTGAACGGCTTCGGGTACGCGTTATTCGGGGTTCCCGCGCGGGACCTAGAATCAACATGGCGGCGGCCGGAGCAGCTTGAGGCGCAAAACTCGGATGACTCCGCCGACGCGCTACTGGTCCATAGCGTGTCCACAGTGAGTGCT GAAGCAGCATTAGTATCACGAGATGTGTTCGCGCGTCGCTTCTCCTCAGCGAGACTGTTCACCCCGGGCCGGATACTGCACATCGTGCGGCGCAAGCGCATGGGTATCGAGAA GAAAGTGCGCACAACAGAACCAACATACGAGATGAGGTGGGCGTGTCCCGAGGACTTTATGGAGCTGCAAGTAATGCCGCGTATGCTACTGGACCATTTACCAGAGAACGTGCACCGCACCATTCGCACCGTGCTAGAAGAACGACATCGCTACAGaatcacacaaacagtttaa
- the LOC118266592 gene encoding diacylglycerol lipase-beta isoform X2: protein MPALRLLGRKWLAASDDLVFPSIFELLFRFVWLVLIALVVEVLYPVTWQCQSEGWQGGAFVRLYLCATLTLQAALMLLLAALALQSAKGTITDLDARKMVSPLLLIKVLLVFPETALNVMGTMWMFCEVIQCSVDDKFSSIVIQSIVLFNWVQLGLTVFGLFMVFDPLGSVNYGDMQDTPNQVRHHRKVTGLWSRRFRWAFCWLKRDEHGKEAFQQVAALLSALFRSTDLVPSDVVAGCVLLRVRQKRETREMRRIQMLNDEEPIYTTDVNKIFSETPPWMNLEDALHYLRLSIAAYGWPYVFYRHCFTGFCKLARHLTCCCCRPKNSIVTDDNCCMCNFAGVKYMSNLPADDIIFASFNNRVFELPFCVIADHERESIVVAVRGSISLRDIFTDFTAGSERFEADGLPEDTAAHKGMSMGAAKMLKRLLPVLDRAFSQYPQYDLVLTGHSLGAGVAVLVALKLRPRYPHLKVFAFSTPAGLISREAARFTESFVMTVGVGDDLVMRLSVHSIENLRTKIIQTIHATKLPKYRIMLNGFGYALFGVPARDLESTWRRPEQLEAQNSDDSADALLVHSVSTEAALVSRDVFARRFSSARLFTPGRILHIVRRKRMGIEKKVRTTEPTYEMRWACPEDFMELQVMPRMLLDHLPENVHRTIRTVLEERHRYRITQTV, encoded by the exons ATGCCAGCGCTCCGACTGCTGGGGCGAAAATGGCTGGCAGCCTCCGACGATCTCGTGTTCCCCAGCATCTTCGAACTACTCTTCAGATTTGTATG GCTAGTTTTAATAGCATTAGTAGTGGAGGTGCTATACCCAGTGACATGGCAGTGTCAGTCGGAGGGTTGGCAAGGCGGAGCGTTCGTGAGGCTGTATCTCTGCGCGACGCTGACGCTGCAAGCTGCCCTGATGCTGTTGCTGGCAGCCCTAGCACTCCAGTCAGCTAAGGGAACCATCACCGACCTGGATGCTAGGAAAATGGTGTCGCCACTGCTTCTTATAAA AGTGCTGCTAGTGTTCCCGGAGACGGCCCTAAACGTCATGGGCACGATGTGGATGTTCTGCGAAGTGATACAATGTTCAGTCGACGACAAGTTCTCCAGCATAGTCATACAAA GTATAGTCCTGTTCAACTGGGTGCAGCTAGGTCTGACAGTCTTCGGCCTATTCATGGTGTTTGATCCCTTGGGGTCAGTGAACTATGGAGACATGCAGGACACCCCCAACCAGGTCCGACACCACAGGAAGGTCACCGGACTCTGGTCTCGAAGGTTTCGATGGGCATTCTGCTGGCTGAAGAGAGATGAACATGGAAAGGAAGCTTTTCAACAGGTTGCAG CTCTCCTAAGCGCCCTATTCAGATCAACGGACCTCGTCCCATCAGACGTAGTAGCAGGTTGCGTTCTACTCAGGGTCCGCCAGAAAAGGGAGACGAGGGAAATGAGAAGAATCCAAATGCTGAACGATGAAGAACCAATATACACGACAGATGTTAATAAGATATTTTCGGAGACGCCTCCCTGGATGAACTTGGAGGACGCCCTGCATTACCTGAGGCTGTCCATAGCAGCGTATGGATGGCCATACGTGTTCTACCGACACTGCTTCACTGGCTTCTGCAAACTGGCCAGACACTTGACCTGCTGTTGTTGCAG GCCTAAGAACAGCATAGTGACAGATGACAACTGCTGCATGTGCAACTTCGCCGGCGTGAAGTACATGTCCAACCTTCCTGCAGACGATATCATCTTCGCATCTTTCAACAACCGAGTATTTGAA TTACCATTCTGCGTGATAGCCGACCATGAACGTGAGAGCATAGTGGTAGCTGTGAGAGGTTCCATCTCCTTGAGGGACATCTTCACCGACTTCACTGCTGGATCAGAGCGGTTTGAAGCTGATG GTCTGCCCGAAGACACGGCAGCTCACAAGGGTATGTCCATGGGCGCCGCTAAGATGCTGAAGCGTCTGCTGCCGGTGTTGGACCGCGCCTTCTCCCAGTACCCACAGTATGACCTCGTACTAACTg GTCACAGCCTCGGCGCAGGAGTTGCAGTATTAGTAGCATTAAAGCTAAGACCAAGATACCCACACCTCAAAGTATTCGCCTTCTCAACGCCAG CTGGGCTCATAAGTCGGGAAGCGGCTCGGTTCACCGAATCGTTTGTGATGACTGTTGGCGTTGGAGACGACCTGGTGATGAGGCTCTCCGTGCATAGCATCGAGAATCTCAGAACGAAGATCATACAGACTATTCATGCCACTAAATTGCCTAAG TACCGGATAATGCTGAACGGCTTCGGGTACGCGTTATTCGGGGTTCCCGCGCGGGACCTAGAATCAACATGGCGGCGGCCGGAGCAGCTTGAGGCGCAAAACTCGGATGACTCCGCCGACGCGCTACTGGTCCATAGCGTGTCCACA GAAGCAGCATTAGTATCACGAGATGTGTTCGCGCGTCGCTTCTCCTCAGCGAGACTGTTCACCCCGGGCCGGATACTGCACATCGTGCGGCGCAAGCGCATGGGTATCGAGAA GAAAGTGCGCACAACAGAACCAACATACGAGATGAGGTGGGCGTGTCCCGAGGACTTTATGGAGCTGCAAGTAATGCCGCGTATGCTACTGGACCATTTACCAGAGAACGTGCACCGCACCATTCGCACCGTGCTAGAAGAACGACATCGCTACAGaatcacacaaacagtttaa